DNA from Mycobacteriales bacterium:
TGCAGGACCCGGCCGTCGTCATCCTCGACGAGGCAACCGCGAGCGTCGATCCGCTCACCGAGGCCCAGATCCAGGAGGGCCTCGACGTCGTTCTCGCCGACCGCACCTCGATCGTGATCGCGCACCGGCTCTCCACCATCGAGCACGCCGACCGGATCGTCGTACTCCGCAAGGGCCGCATCGTCGAGCAGGGCGACCACAACGACCTCATGAGCCGGGGCGGCGAATACTGCGAGGTCTACAACGCCTACTTCCGCCACCAGTCCCCCAACTACCGATCCGGCGCCGGGTTCGTGCCCGTCCGCGCCACCGGGGTGACGGACCGGCCGGACGACGGCTGACACAGGACGAGCTCACAGGCCCAGCTCACAGTGCCGGCTGACGGTGCCGGCTGACAGGGGCCGGGTGCGTGCACGCCGGTCGCCGGGTGCAGAGTTGGGACATCGAACTTCGAGGAGTGACGTGATGGAGTACACGAAGCTGGGCTCGACCGGTCTGGACGTCTCGCGCATCTGCCTGGGCTGCATGAGCTACGGCGAGCCGGACCGCGGCAACCACCCGTGGTCGCTGGACGAGCAGGCCAGCCGGCCGTTCATCAAGCGAGCCGTCGAGGCCGGGATCAACTTCTTCGACACCGCCAACGTCTACTCCGCAGGCTCCAGCGAGGAAATCGTCGGGCGGGCCCTGCACGACTTCGCCCGGCGCGAGGAGATCGTGCTGGCCACGAAGGTGCACGGACGTATGCACCCCGGGCCGAACGGCGCAGGCCTGTCCCGCAAGGCGATCCTCGCCGAGATCGATGCCAGCCTGAGCCGGCTGGGCGTCGACTACGTCGACCTCTACCAGATCCACCGGTGGGACCCGACCGTGCCGATCGAGGAGACACTCGAGGCCCTGCACGACGTCGTCAAGGCCGGCAAGGCCCGCTACATCGGCGCCTCGTCGATGTGGGCCTGGCAGTTCTCGAAGGCGCTCCACCTCGCCGACCGGCACGGCTGGACCCGGTTCGTCACTATGCAGAACCACTACAACCTGCTCTACCGCGAGGAGGAGCGGGAGATGCTCCCGCTCTGTGCCGACCAGGGCGTCGGGGTAATTCCGTGGAGCCCGCTGGCGCGCGGGAAGCTCACCCGCGACTGGGACGAGAGCACCGCCCGCGCAGAGACCGACGAGTTCGGCAAGACGCTGTACTCCGAGGACGACCGGATCATCGTCGAGGCGGTCGCCGAGATCGCCCACGACCGCGGCGTCTCACGCGCCCAGATCGCGCTCGCCTGGATGCTGCACAACCCGGTGATCACGGCGCCGATCATCGGTGCGACCAAGATGACGCACCTCGAGGACGCCATCGCCGCAGTCGACATCGCGCTCACCGACGACGAGATCGCCCGGCTCGAGAAGCCCTATCACCCGCACGAGGTCGCCGGCTTCGTGTAACCGTCGCCCGGCCGGCGATCAGTCGCGTGGTGTCAACAGCGTCGCGAGAGTGGCGACCGTCTGCTCGCGGGACGGCAGCTTGTCCTTGTCGGCCAGGGAACGCGACG
Protein-coding regions in this window:
- a CDS encoding aldo/keto reductase; its protein translation is MEYTKLGSTGLDVSRICLGCMSYGEPDRGNHPWSLDEQASRPFIKRAVEAGINFFDTANVYSAGSSEEIVGRALHDFARREEIVLATKVHGRMHPGPNGAGLSRKAILAEIDASLSRLGVDYVDLYQIHRWDPTVPIEETLEALHDVVKAGKARYIGASSMWAWQFSKALHLADRHGWTRFVTMQNHYNLLYREEEREMLPLCADQGVGVIPWSPLARGKLTRDWDESTARAETDEFGKTLYSEDDRIIVEAVAEIAHDRGVSRAQIALAWMLHNPVITAPIIGATKMTHLEDAIAAVDIALTDDEIARLEKPYHPHEVAGFV